In the Burkholderiales bacterium genome, one interval contains:
- a CDS encoding SirB2 family protein, with translation MTLYWSLKYVHVGAVVASASLFLLRGAWMLASPSLLQRRWVRVVPHVVDSVLLAAALGLIWLTGQYPFAQPWLTAKVLALVAYIVLGSIALRRGRTPWVRAAAFVAAVSMFAYIVGVALTRSPSLGF, from the coding sequence ATGACCCTTTACTGGTCGCTCAAGTATGTGCACGTTGGCGCGGTCGTCGCGAGCGCCAGCCTGTTCCTGCTGCGCGGGGCCTGGATGCTGGCTTCCCCGTCCCTGCTGCAGCGCCGGTGGGTGCGGGTCGTGCCGCACGTCGTCGACAGCGTGCTGCTCGCCGCAGCGCTCGGGCTGATCTGGCTCACCGGCCAGTATCCGTTCGCACAGCCCTGGCTCACCGCGAAGGTCCTGGCGCTCGTCGCCTACATCGTGCTGGGCAGCATCGCGCTCAGGCGCGGGCGCACGCCGTGGGTGCGTGCTGCGGCCTTTGTCGCGGCCGTCTCGATGTTCGCCTACATCGTCGGGGTGGCACTCACCCGCTCACCCTCGCTCGGTTTCTAG
- the ccoN gene encoding cytochrome-c oxidase, cbb3-type subunit I — translation MAEQATYNYKVVRQFAIMTVVWGVVGMAVGVLIAAQLMFPDLTYGIPWLSYGRLRPLHTNAVIFAFGGCALFATSYYVVQRTCHVRLFSDQLAAFTFWGWQAVIVLAALTLPAGITTSHEYAELEWPIDILITLVWVAYAVVFFGTLARRKVAHIYVANWFFGAFILTVALLHLVNSAQVPVSLWKSYYVYAGVQDAMVQWWYGHNAVGFFLTAGFLGMMYYFVPKQAQRPIYSYRLSVVHFWALIFTYMWAGPHHLHYTALPDWTQSLGMIFSLILLAPSWGGMINGIMTLSGAWHKLRTDPILKFLIVSLSFYGMSTFEGPMMSIKTVNSLSHYTDWTVGHVHSGALGWVAFISVGSLYYLIPRLFGRTQMYSVPLITTHFWIATIGVVLYIAAMWIAGVMQGLMWRAVNPDGTLTYTFVESVKASYPFYAIRLLGGLLFLSGMLIMAYNVWKTVVGAKPVEAMIPAPAAAH, via the coding sequence ATGGCGGAACAGGCCACCTACAACTACAAGGTAGTCCGGCAATTCGCGATCATGACCGTCGTCTGGGGCGTGGTCGGGATGGCGGTCGGGGTGCTGATCGCCGCCCAGCTCATGTTTCCGGACCTGACCTACGGGATTCCGTGGCTCTCCTATGGCCGGCTGCGGCCGCTGCACACCAACGCCGTCATCTTCGCCTTTGGCGGCTGCGCCCTTTTCGCCACTTCTTACTATGTGGTCCAGCGCACCTGTCACGTGCGGCTGTTCTCCGACCAACTGGCGGCCTTCACCTTCTGGGGCTGGCAGGCGGTCATCGTGCTGGCGGCGCTCACCCTGCCCGCCGGTATCACGACCTCCCACGAGTACGCGGAGCTGGAGTGGCCGATCGACATCCTGATCACGCTCGTGTGGGTAGCCTATGCGGTGGTGTTCTTCGGCACGCTGGCCCGGCGCAAGGTCGCGCACATTTACGTGGCGAACTGGTTCTTCGGCGCCTTCATCCTGACGGTGGCGCTGCTGCACCTGGTCAACAGCGCCCAGGTTCCGGTGTCGCTGTGGAAATCCTATTACGTGTACGCCGGTGTCCAGGACGCCATGGTGCAGTGGTGGTACGGGCACAACGCGGTGGGTTTCTTCCTGACCGCGGGCTTCCTCGGGATGATGTACTACTTCGTCCCCAAGCAGGCGCAGCGCCCGATCTACAGCTACCGCCTGTCGGTGGTGCACTTCTGGGCGCTGATCTTCACTTACATGTGGGCCGGGCCGCATCACCTGCACTACACCGCGCTGCCCGACTGGACCCAGTCGCTCGGGATGATCTTCTCGCTGATCCTGCTGGCGCCCTCCTGGGGTGGCATGATCAACGGGATCATGACGCTCTCGGGCGCGTGGCACAAACTGCGCACCGATCCGATCCTGAAGTTCCTGATCGTGTCGCTGTCCTTCTACGGCATGTCGACCTTCGAGGGACCGATGATGTCGATCAAGACGGTCAACTCGCTGTCGCATTACACGGACTGGACGGTCGGCCACGTGCACTCGGGCGCGCTGGGCTGGGTGGCCTTCATTTCGGTCGGCAGCCTCTACTACCTGATCCCGCGGCTGTTCGGGCGCACGCAGATGTACAGCGTGCCGCTGATCACCACGCACTTCTGGATCGCCACGATCGGCGTGGTGCTCTACATCGCCGCCATGTGGATCGCGGGCGTGATGCAGGGCCTGATGTGGCGCGCGGTCAACCCGGACGGCACCTTGACCTATACCTTCGTGGAGAGCGTCAAGGCCAGCTACCCGTTCTACGCGATCCGCCTGCTCGGAGGACTGCTGTTTCTCTCGGGAATGCTGATCATGGCCTACAACG